The Rhodohalobacter sp. SW132 genomic sequence GCAGATGTTGCAGAACATTCAGTAAAAACACAATTGCAATAGCCAATAAAAGCCATATCAAGTACTTTGCTGAAGCTGGAATATCACTCATAATTTTAAAAAAGAAAGACTCTCATTGCACGGTAATATAAACTTCCTCAATCCGTACAAATCGATATTTTAGTTTGGATAGTATGCATTTCTAAAAAAAACTGCACCAATTAAATCTTTGCAGATTTTCACTCAAATCCAACTGAAGTAATGAAATAGAGTTCCGGTTTCTATCAGGAGATCTGCATTAATTCGTGCGACTTTTCCCTTGTTTAGATTCTACTTCATTTTTTTTGTGTATACGCTTGATCCTGGCCCTGTTGGCACCTTTAATTAATTTCTATAAAACTATCTGGCACTTTATCCTGTTAATTATAGAAACAATTCCCATTACAAACTATATAAAAGATAACAGTACTAATAGTGATCCTCAGATTTTTAAAAAAATAATCAACCTGTTATGTCAGATAAAAAGAAAAAAGAAATACTCAAGGAACCTCAGGAAGAATTTATAGATGAGGGAATCGCTGAAAAAAAGGAGCCGGGATCTTCTGATGCGGGGAAACCATTATATGAGAATATGAAGCTGGAAGAACTCCACAGGCAAGCCCGATTGGAAGGTCTGAAAAACTACATTGAATTAGATAGAGATGAACTTATAAATAAGCTGAAAGCTCAAAAATCATAGGCTGAATAAACCACCATTTTATTCTCAGATTCATTTTTTATTGATCTCTACCATGGAAATTTATGAGGAAATCTTACAGTAATCATTCCGTTTAGGAATTCAGAGAGAAACCGAATCAAAAAATCAGGATATTATGGAATCTTCAAATATAGAGTTAGAAAAATTCGTACATGAAACTCATGAATATATTAATCAGTTAGCAAGTGATCTCGGACACCCGGAAGAAAAACAAAGGGTGATGATTATCTGGCGTGCTGTAATGCATACGATCCGCGATCGCATTCAGATCTCAGAGTCACTGGACCTGCTCTCTTCGCTGCCATTGATTCTTAAAGGGATGTTTACTCTCGGATGGAAATACAGCGAATCACCGCCCTATACATATGAGACTATCGAGCAGATGAAAACCCGGGTTAAACATCTACAAAATGAATATGGCGAACAGGATTTCCCATGGGGCAAGTCCACCGAGGAAATTATCTCCATAGTACTTGACTCACTGGAAAAATATTGTTCGGAAGAGCAAATAGACCATATCAGGGGGCAGTTGCCACAAAAAGTAAAGCAGGTCGTATAAAAGTTAGCTTAAGGTGGCAGAAGAGTGATTTAAAAGTATCACTCTTTCTTCACCCACCTGTCGTTTTCTTTTTTGTATTTCTGTTTTACTGCAGCCCAGGCTACACGATGGGCCGTTTCTTCGCGGGAAGCATCACCTTGCCTGTCCGCGGGATCTTTATATTCCTCCCAGGCACTGTTATAGGCTTCCTTATAGATCTCCCGCGCATGTTTGGGCAGATTATCTTTTACAGAATCCGGAAGGTCGGATAATCGGTCGTACGGCATGTTTTCTCCATTTTATATTAACAATTAAGTATAGACATGTACCACAAATTATTGGAAATGTTCTGATGAATTAATTGGTACATCTATCAGAATGGAGTTTACAGGGAACACCTCACAGAGAAAATCATTAAAACGTTATAAGAGCTTCTAAATTAATCAAGAAACCAAATATCAGGATTATGAAACCTAAAAATAAGTTATCCATAGCAATTCTTGCTACAGATGGATTTGAAGAGTCAGAATTAAGTGAACCTCGCAATGCTTTGAAAGATGCCGGGATGATTGCGCATATTGTATCTCCAAAGCAGGATCAGATTCGTGCCTGGAAGCATACAGAGTGGAGCAGTGAGTATAAAGTGGACGTACCTCTTGATGAAGCAGATACCGAAAATTACGATGCATTGTTGCTTCCCGGCGGTGTTCTGAATCCCGACCAGTTACGAACTGAGGAGAAGGCCATTCAATTTATCAGGGATTTTATCGAATCAGATAAACCGGTTGCTGCAATCTGTCACGGTCCCCAGCTTTTAATTGAAGCAGATGTAGTAGATGGCCTGAAAATGACATCTTATCACGCCATAAAAACGGATCTTAAAAACGCAGGCGCAAACTGGGTTGATGAGGAAGTTGTGATAGACCGAAATATCATAACCAGCCGTAACCCCGATGATATTCCAGCTTTTAACAAAGCCATGATTCATGAATTTCAAAAAACGAAACCCAAAGAGACTGCATAATTTTGCATCTCTATCATCTCACCCTCGCTAAGAATTTGCAGAGGGCTTAGCAAAACCGTGCTTTCGCCAGATTTCGGCGTTATTGTGGAATCGAATTCCTCACGTATTGTACATACGCTCCGGTTCCGATTCCACTCTGGTCTTGAACTATGACAAAATCCCTGGTTTTGTAAAGCCCTCATGTAGTGAGGTTTAATTATTTTTCTGAGTTCGATTCTAAAATTAAACAAGACATAATTATTCGAACTTCCAGGTATGAAATGTGAATGAGTTCATATAAAGTGAAACGGGCTCAAACCGGCAGATCCATTTGGTTAAGCCCGTTTTTTTTCATGATATCATCAAAACTCATTGCGCTTCAATCCTGTACACTCCGCCATCACTTTCATCTGTAACCAGGTAAAGGTTTCCATCAGGGCCCATTCTAACATCGCGGATTCTGCCAATAACTTCTGTTATCAGAACCTCATCATGCACAACTTCTTCCCCATCGATCTCAAGCCTGTGCAGCTGTTCTTTTAAGAGTGATCCGGCAAAAAGGCTGCCATTCCATTCTTCAATTTCACCTTGGTGGTAGAAAGCCAGTCCGGATGGTGCCATGGATTCTTCCCAAATGTGTTTGGGTTCCTCCACACCGGGAGCTGATTTTCCTATGCCGATCATAGCTTTGGTATCATACTCAACGCCCTGTGTTACCTGTGGCCAGCCGTAGTTTCTGCCTTCAACGACAATATGCACAAGATCGCCGCCATACGGGCCGTGTTCTGTTGTCCAGATATTCCCATTATCCGGATCAATTGCAAGCCCCTGGTTGTTCCTGTGCCCAAACGAGTAGATTTCCGGGCGAAGGTTACCGGGTTCCATTTCAACAAATGGGTTATCATCCGCCGCACCGCCATCTTCATTCAAACGGATCATTGCGCCACCCGGATCAGTAAGATCCTGAGATGGATAGCGAATTCCCCTGTCTCCTATTGAAAAAATTACCGTTCCATCTCCCGGAAATACAATCCTGGAGCCATAGTGCCTGCCGGGTTCAGTTCGAGGCACCTGTGTATAGAGTTCTTCTAAATCTTCAAGAGCGGTTCCATCGCTGTTAATTTTTGCCCGTGCCAGTGCGGTACCTGTGGCGTAATCTTCATCACCAAAATTTGAGTCGTCATCACCAGGGCTTGAGTAAGTAAAATAGACCCACCCGTTTTCCGCATGCTCAGGGTGCGGAACCACATCAAGTAAACCACCCTGG encodes the following:
- a CDS encoding type 1 glutamine amidotransferase domain-containing protein; translation: MKPKNKLSIAILATDGFEESELSEPRNALKDAGMIAHIVSPKQDQIRAWKHTEWSSEYKVDVPLDEADTENYDALLLPGGVLNPDQLRTEEKAIQFIRDFIESDKPVAAICHGPQLLIEADVVDGLKMTSYHAIKTDLKNAGANWVDEEVVIDRNIITSRNPDDIPAFNKAMIHEFQKTKPKETA
- a CDS encoding PQQ-dependent sugar dehydrogenase, which translates into the protein MRKILRTFVGSVIIVLSAITLSEAQLVVEEVIEESVSSEKTDFRIVKVVEGLEHPWAVNWLSDGRMIITERPGRLLIVDGNSITPLTGLPEIDTDEDQKTAPEGGNQGGLLDVVPHPEHAENGWVYFTYSSPGDDDSNFGDEDYATGTALARAKINSDGTALEDLEELYTQVPRTEPGRHYGSRIVFPGDGTVIFSIGDRGIRYPSQDLTDPGGAMIRLNEDGGAADDNPFVEMEPGNLRPEIYSFGHRNNQGLAIDPDNGNIWTTEHGPYGGDLVHIVVEGRNYGWPQVTQGVEYDTKAMIGIGKSAPGVEEPKHIWEESMAPSGLAFYHQGEIEEWNGSLFAGSLLKEQLHRLEIDGEEVVHDEVLITEVIGRIRDVRMGPDGNLYLVTDESDGGVYRIEAQ
- a CDS encoding DUF2267 domain-containing protein produces the protein MESSNIELEKFVHETHEYINQLASDLGHPEEKQRVMIIWRAVMHTIRDRIQISESLDLLSSLPLILKGMFTLGWKYSESPPYTYETIEQMKTRVKHLQNEYGEQDFPWGKSTEEIISIVLDSLEKYCSEEQIDHIRGQLPQKVKQVV
- a CDS encoding ChaB family protein, with protein sequence MPYDRLSDLPDSVKDNLPKHAREIYKEAYNSAWEEYKDPADRQGDASREETAHRVAWAAVKQKYKKENDRWVKKE